A single region of the Phycisphaerae bacterium RAS1 genome encodes:
- the dtpT_1 gene encoding Di-/tripeptide transporter — protein MATQSNAAAAQMSAAPREGELFGHPKGLYILFFSELWERFSFYSMRGILVLYMGAMMTVAGARADKIYGAYLGFVYASTFIGGMLADRMLGQRRAIYIGGTLMAIAQFTLAAHAMLLKGGQAVESLNWMFFLGLGLLSAGNGFFKPNISTIVGTLYQQGDSRRDVAFTIFYMGINIGAFLASFSAGIAQKWGWHLGFLLAGSGMVLGQLIFTFGLGTIKGKGLPPVGKDGGSGGGSATSWLALAVGVAAFIPLAGWMISNPEWVQNLALIIAGPIVLYLLWEATRGTREEAGRMIVILVLCSFSMMFWGFFELAGSTITRFTEETVDRNLFGTEVPAAFLANFVNPLLIIVLSIPVAMFWVWLDKRRWEPASPFKFVMGLAQLGLGFLMLYFGAMQAGATGKAPMFWLILAFFFHTTGELCLSPVGLSTITKLSPARLVGMFMGVWFLSSALGNVLAPRVIHVQPGAGFGEVFKLIVIITMAGAAVLLILAYPLKKMMHGVK, from the coding sequence GTGGCGACACAGTCGAATGCAGCAGCGGCGCAGATGAGCGCGGCTCCGCGCGAAGGCGAGCTCTTCGGGCATCCGAAGGGGCTCTATATCCTGTTCTTCAGCGAGCTGTGGGAGCGATTCAGCTTCTACAGCATGCGGGGCATTCTCGTCCTCTACATGGGCGCCATGATGACCGTTGCCGGCGCGCGGGCCGACAAGATCTATGGCGCCTACCTCGGATTTGTGTACGCCTCGACCTTTATCGGAGGTATGTTGGCGGACCGCATGCTGGGGCAGCGTCGCGCGATTTACATCGGCGGCACGCTCATGGCCATCGCTCAGTTCACGCTGGCCGCACACGCCATGCTGCTAAAAGGCGGACAGGCTGTTGAATCTTTGAACTGGATGTTTTTCCTGGGGCTGGGGCTGCTGTCCGCGGGCAACGGTTTCTTCAAACCGAACATCTCCACCATCGTCGGCACGCTCTACCAGCAAGGGGACTCGCGACGCGACGTGGCCTTCACGATTTTCTACATGGGAATTAACATCGGCGCGTTCCTGGCGAGCTTTTCCGCCGGCATCGCGCAGAAGTGGGGCTGGCACCTGGGTTTCCTGCTGGCCGGCTCGGGGATGGTGCTGGGCCAGTTGATCTTCACCTTCGGCCTGGGAACGATCAAAGGAAAAGGCCTCCCCCCGGTCGGCAAGGACGGTGGTTCCGGCGGCGGGAGTGCGACGAGTTGGCTGGCGCTCGCCGTTGGCGTGGCTGCGTTTATCCCGCTCGCCGGCTGGATGATCTCGAACCCGGAATGGGTGCAGAATCTGGCGCTCATTATTGCGGGTCCGATTGTGCTCTACCTGCTGTGGGAGGCGACCCGCGGCACGCGCGAAGAGGCCGGCCGGATGATAGTGATTCTCGTGCTTTGCTCGTTTTCGATGATGTTCTGGGGTTTCTTCGAGCTGGCCGGCAGCACCATCACGCGCTTCACCGAGGAAACCGTTGATCGCAACCTCTTCGGCACCGAGGTCCCGGCCGCCTTCCTCGCCAATTTCGTGAACCCGCTGCTGATCATCGTGCTGAGCATCCCGGTCGCGATGTTCTGGGTCTGGCTCGATAAGCGCCGCTGGGAGCCGGCCTCGCCTTTCAAATTCGTGATGGGTTTGGCGCAGCTTGGCCTGGGCTTCCTCATGCTCTACTTCGGCGCCATGCAGGCCGGCGCCACCGGCAAGGCGCCGATGTTCTGGCTCATCCTGGCCTTCTTTTTCCACACCACGGGCGAATTGTGCCTTTCGCCGGTCGGGCTTTCGACCATTACGAAGCTCTCGCCGGCGCGGCTGGTGGGCATGTTCATGGGCGTGTGGTTCCTCTCGTCGGCTTTGGGCAACGTGCTGGCGCCGCGCGTGATTCACGTGCAGCCCGGCGCGGGCTTCGGCGAAGTCTTCAAGCTGATCGTCATCATCACCATGGCCGGCGCCGCGGTGCTGCTCATCCTGGCGTATCCTTTGAAGAAGATGATGCACGGCGTGAAGTAG
- the ppiA_1 gene encoding Peptidyl-prolyl cis-trans isomerase A precursor → MRRLSTVFILAISAATAFADDKPATAPAVAAGEAKGDGMHPRLKMETSLGDIILELDAVKAPITADNFIQYAEAGHYNGLIFHRIMPTFMIQGGGYTAEVKERKEGLRPGIKNEWTNGLKNVRGSIAMARLGGQPNSGTAQFFINVVDNAMLDTPRDGAGYAVFGKVVEGMDVVDKIKDVKTTAHAALPGMGAVVPVEPVIIKGVKLAGAYEKDKVKALMAEAEKAARKEVDAYIAKAEAETGKKFEKAPSGLMWIVMNEGAGDKKPTPTSTVEVHYTGWLIDGTQIDTSVGKEPATFLLTSVIRGWTDGVSMMKIGEKRKFVIPPDLAWAGRGFPPKVPPDAWVAFDIELLGIK, encoded by the coding sequence ATGAGACGACTGAGCACGGTGTTCATCCTGGCGATTTCCGCAGCCACGGCATTTGCGGACGACAAGCCCGCGACGGCGCCCGCGGTCGCGGCCGGAGAGGCGAAGGGAGACGGCATGCATCCGCGGCTGAAGATGGAGACGTCGCTGGGCGACATCATTCTGGAACTGGACGCCGTCAAGGCGCCGATCACCGCGGACAACTTCATTCAGTACGCCGAGGCCGGCCACTACAACGGCCTCATTTTCCACCGCATCATGCCGACCTTCATGATCCAGGGCGGCGGCTACACGGCCGAGGTCAAGGAGCGCAAAGAGGGGCTGCGTCCGGGCATCAAGAATGAATGGACGAACGGGCTGAAAAACGTCCGTGGGTCGATCGCGATGGCCCGCCTCGGCGGTCAGCCGAATTCGGGCACGGCCCAGTTCTTCATCAACGTGGTGGACAACGCCATGCTCGACACGCCGCGCGACGGCGCCGGTTACGCCGTCTTCGGCAAGGTGGTCGAGGGGATGGACGTGGTGGACAAGATCAAGGATGTGAAGACGACGGCGCACGCCGCGTTGCCCGGGATGGGCGCGGTGGTGCCGGTGGAGCCGGTGATCATCAAGGGTGTCAAGCTGGCCGGGGCGTACGAGAAGGACAAGGTCAAGGCGCTGATGGCCGAGGCTGAAAAGGCCGCCCGCAAGGAGGTGGATGCTTACATCGCCAAGGCCGAGGCGGAGACGGGCAAGAAGTTTGAAAAGGCGCCGTCCGGGCTGATGTGGATCGTGATGAACGAAGGCGCCGGGGACAAGAAACCGACGCCCACGTCGACCGTCGAAGTGCACTACACGGGTTGGTTGATCGACGGGACGCAGATCGACACGTCGGTCGGCAAGGAGCCGGCCACGTTTCTGCTCACCAGCGTGATTCGCGGCTGGACCGACGGCGTTTCGATGATGAAGATCGGCGAGAAGCGCAAGTTTGTCATTCCGCCGGACCTGGCCTGGGCCGGCCGCGGCTTTCCGCCAAAGGTTCCGCCGGACGCCTGGGTCGCGTTTGATATTGAGCTGCTGGGGATCAAGTAG
- the mngB_1 gene encoding Mannosylglycerate hydrolase has product MSRIVLSGCLAVLFGSASFSDEPAARPAGKADQRSAQPPAAPPSTEEPERKLYVVATAHLDTQWLWTIQDTIEKFIPNTLRHNFARFEKYPNYIFNFEGAFRYMLAKEYYPEDYERLKGYIAAGRWRVAGSSVDAGDVNVVSPESLIRHVLYGNGFFKREFNKTSCDIFLPDCFGFGYALPTIAAHCGLIGFSTQKLTWGSAYGIPFDVGMWEGVDGSRVIAAVNPGAYVTELKGDLAHDKAELEKIVKLGDQSGVYVGYKYFGVGDQGGAPDEESVHWLEKSLASTGPVRVVHGGADQLYHDLTAEQKAKLPVYKGELLMRLHGTGCYCSQAIMKRWNRKNELLADAAERAATMAHCLGTASYPTETIRDNWVRFLWHHHHDDVTGTSIPQAYTFSWNDELISLNQFASVLTDSVGAIARTLDTRGEGVPLIVFNPLGIEREELVEAHVAFAAGRPGQAVVYGPDGQPLPTQLGYEEDGRSQVLFIAKLAPVSLTVFDLRPSQEPPLMLPTEAAATERTLRNRRYRVELNENGDVASIVDQALDRELLSAPIRMPIFNNTPEYWNEWEIRYEDISAEPREHVAGPARIRVIENGPIRGMIEVSRECGGSTYTQYISLAAGAAGHRVEVRNVVDWHTPSSLLKVAFPLSAKNAKATYDLGLGTIERGVNEKKLYEVPAQQWANLDDASGDFGVAILNDCKYGWDKPDDSTLRMTLVHTPKQVQKDMGRHEFTWAIFGHAGSWREGVAQQAARLNQPPIAFATDSHAGQSRVLSLLEVSTPQVAIRAVKKAEESDEIVVRLVEAQGKPADGVSLRFCTPIAAVREITGAEEPLGDAAVRDGKLSVAFRPYQPRAFALKLQKPAENRERPRCRPIKLAFDSDVISQHGEMDGGALPGAGFALPAEMLPQRLLKGASEFTLGPAAPGAKNAVACRGQTLDLGADAAGTLHLLAAAAAGDIDAEFVMPGRTEIRRIPGAGGFFGQWHSLLVNGEVTTAENAAPPYVSDGDLAWIGTHRHLPDGRCSSYEFAYLYDVALPIPAGAPSVMLPDEAGLYILAASVVDDSAMRTVAASELYDRFRAVHITPRGGVYMDAVTVAIRSTTPAADIRYTLDGSEPTAASPRYAEPLSIAKTTSLRAAVLRPVGEPLEVARGEYRFPAPRQPDPVDDLTPGLHCRYFEVQARSVRDFAETAPASEQDVVNIDLSPAARTENFALEFGGYLRIPRDGVYTLYLNSDDGSRLWIGDDLLVDHDGLHGNTTRTAQAALKAGPHRMRLTYFQRGGDAALGLSWSGPELSKQPVPAEALARSAGQSK; this is encoded by the coding sequence GTGAGCCGGATTGTTCTGTCTGGTTGCCTCGCGGTGCTTTTTGGATCAGCGTCGTTCTCAGATGAGCCGGCGGCGCGCCCGGCGGGAAAAGCCGATCAACGGTCAGCGCAGCCACCCGCCGCGCCGCCATCCACCGAAGAGCCCGAACGCAAACTCTACGTCGTCGCCACGGCGCATCTCGACACGCAATGGCTCTGGACCATTCAGGACACGATCGAGAAATTCATCCCGAACACGCTTCGCCACAACTTCGCGCGCTTCGAGAAATACCCGAACTACATCTTCAATTTCGAAGGCGCGTTCCGCTATATGCTCGCCAAGGAGTATTACCCGGAGGACTACGAGCGCCTGAAGGGCTACATCGCCGCCGGACGCTGGCGCGTGGCCGGCTCAAGTGTTGACGCGGGCGATGTGAACGTCGTGTCGCCCGAGTCGCTCATCCGCCACGTGCTCTACGGCAACGGCTTCTTCAAGCGCGAGTTCAACAAGACGAGCTGCGACATCTTTCTGCCGGACTGTTTCGGTTTCGGCTACGCGTTGCCGACGATTGCGGCGCACTGCGGGCTGATCGGCTTCTCGACGCAGAAGCTGACCTGGGGCTCGGCGTACGGCATCCCGTTCGACGTGGGTATGTGGGAAGGCGTTGACGGCTCGCGCGTCATCGCCGCGGTCAACCCCGGCGCGTACGTCACCGAACTCAAAGGCGACCTCGCGCATGACAAGGCGGAACTCGAGAAGATCGTCAAGCTCGGGGACCAGTCGGGCGTCTACGTCGGCTACAAGTACTTCGGCGTCGGCGACCAGGGCGGCGCGCCGGACGAGGAATCCGTGCATTGGCTAGAAAAGAGCCTGGCCAGCACCGGGCCGGTGCGCGTCGTACACGGCGGGGCGGATCAGCTCTATCACGATCTGACCGCCGAGCAGAAGGCGAAGCTGCCGGTGTACAAGGGCGAATTGCTGATGCGCCTGCACGGCACCGGCTGCTACTGCTCGCAGGCGATCATGAAACGCTGGAACCGCAAGAACGAGCTATTGGCCGACGCCGCCGAGCGGGCCGCGACGATGGCGCACTGCCTGGGCACGGCGAGCTATCCGACCGAGACGATCCGCGATAACTGGGTGCGGTTTCTCTGGCATCATCACCACGACGACGTGACCGGGACGAGCATCCCGCAGGCGTACACGTTCTCATGGAATGACGAGCTGATCTCGCTGAACCAGTTCGCAAGCGTGCTGACGGACAGCGTCGGCGCGATCGCTCGGACACTCGACACGCGCGGTGAAGGCGTGCCGCTGATCGTTTTCAATCCGCTGGGAATCGAGCGCGAGGAGCTGGTCGAAGCGCACGTCGCCTTTGCCGCCGGCCGGCCGGGGCAGGCGGTCGTGTACGGCCCGGACGGACAGCCGCTGCCGACGCAACTTGGTTACGAGGAAGACGGCCGCTCGCAGGTGCTGTTCATCGCGAAACTGGCCCCCGTCAGTCTGACCGTCTTCGACCTGCGGCCCTCGCAGGAGCCGCCGCTGATGCTCCCCACGGAGGCGGCCGCCACCGAACGCACGCTCCGGAACCGCCGCTATCGGGTGGAACTCAACGAGAACGGCGACGTGGCGTCGATCGTGGACCAGGCGCTGGATCGCGAGCTCCTCAGCGCCCCGATCCGCATGCCGATTTTCAACAACACACCGGAATACTGGAACGAGTGGGAGATTCGCTACGAGGACATTTCGGCTGAGCCGCGCGAGCATGTCGCCGGGCCGGCGCGGATTCGCGTCATTGAGAACGGCCCGATCCGCGGCATGATCGAGGTCTCGCGCGAGTGCGGCGGCTCGACCTACACGCAGTACATCAGCCTCGCCGCGGGCGCCGCCGGGCATCGCGTTGAAGTGCGAAACGTCGTCGATTGGCACACGCCCTCCTCGCTGCTGAAGGTGGCGTTCCCGCTCTCTGCGAAGAACGCCAAAGCGACCTACGACCTCGGCCTGGGCACGATCGAGCGCGGCGTGAACGAAAAGAAGCTCTACGAGGTTCCCGCGCAGCAATGGGCCAATCTCGACGACGCCTCCGGCGATTTCGGCGTCGCGATTCTGAACGACTGCAAGTATGGTTGGGACAAGCCTGACGACTCCACGCTTCGGATGACGCTGGTCCACACGCCCAAGCAGGTCCAGAAGGACATGGGCCGGCATGAGTTCACGTGGGCGATCTTTGGCCACGCCGGAAGCTGGCGCGAAGGGGTTGCGCAGCAGGCCGCCCGGCTGAACCAGCCGCCGATCGCCTTCGCGACCGATTCGCACGCCGGCCAGTCGCGCGTGCTCTCGCTGCTTGAGGTCAGCACGCCGCAGGTCGCGATCAGGGCCGTCAAGAAGGCCGAAGAGAGTGACGAGATCGTCGTGCGGCTGGTCGAGGCGCAGGGCAAGCCCGCCGACGGTGTGTCGCTGCGCTTCTGTACGCCGATTGCCGCGGTCCGCGAGATCACCGGCGCCGAGGAGCCGCTGGGCGACGCGGCCGTTCGTGACGGCAAGCTGAGCGTGGCTTTCCGGCCCTACCAGCCGCGCGCGTTCGCGCTGAAGCTCCAGAAACCGGCGGAGAATCGGGAGCGGCCGCGCTGCCGGCCGATCAAGCTGGCGTTCGACAGCGACGTCATCAGCCAGCACGGCGAAATGGACGGCGGCGCGCTGCCGGGCGCAGGGTTTGCGCTGCCCGCGGAAATGCTGCCGCAGCGTCTTCTCAAAGGCGCGTCAGAATTCACGCTCGGCCCCGCCGCTCCCGGCGCCAAGAACGCCGTCGCCTGCCGCGGGCAGACGCTCGACCTCGGCGCGGATGCCGCTGGAACGCTTCATCTCCTCGCTGCCGCTGCAGCCGGCGACATCGACGCAGAATTCGTCATGCCGGGCAGAACAGAAATAAGGCGAATTCCGGGGGCGGGCGGCTTCTTTGGCCAGTGGCACAGCCTGCTCGTGAACGGCGAGGTGACGACCGCGGAGAATGCGGCGCCGCCCTACGTGTCCGACGGCGACCTGGCCTGGATCGGCACGCACCGGCACCTGCCGGATGGCCGCTGCAGTTCCTACGAGTTCGCGTATCTCTATGATGTCGCGCTGCCGATTCCGGCCGGTGCGCCGTCTGTGATGCTCCCGGACGAAGCCGGGCTGTATATCCTCGCCGCGAGCGTTGTCGATGATAGCGCCATGCGAACCGTCGCCGCCAGCGAATTGTATGATCGATTCCGCGCCGTGCACATCACGCCCCGCGGCGGCGTGTACATGGACGCGGTGACCGTGGCGATCCGTTCAACGACCCCGGCGGCCGACATTCGCTATACGCTGGACGGCAGCGAGCCGACGGCAGCGTCGCCGCGCTATGCGGAGCCGCTCTCAATCGCGAAGACGACCAGCCTGCGGGCGGCCGTGCTGCGGCCGGTGGGGGAGCCGTTGGAGGTGGCGCGCGGGGAGTACCGCTTCCCGGCCCCGCGCCAGCCGGACCCCGTCGATGACCTCACGCCCGGTTTGCACTGCCGCTATTTCGAGGTTCAGGCGAGAAGCGTCCGGGATTTCGCGGAGACAGCGCC